One stretch of Segatella copri DNA includes these proteins:
- a CDS encoding IS110 family transposase — MQIYGIDLAKEKFDVSFFDLTSKKVSNHPSHKVVKNNFKSIGRFLETLPSDAVLVAEHTGVYGDTLLKCCMDSNVKIAFVGGYVIHRYRATPDRAKTDVLDCALLRDFGERYPDKLKYKTFPEEALYELRQLARHREMLVEQRKQLITADKSEDCRPIRSLTVKRSMDRIKEMLDTEIAETEKEMLKVINGHESIRHNYELVKSVDGVGLITAVELLVKTENFTKITTARQYAAYAGTAPYEKSSGKMDKGAHISKIGNRRSKTLLYICAESARLHNKEIKLYYERRTLIDKKPRHYVLNAIANKLLRIIFTLVEKGEYYDANFIRQDPRVVKYN, encoded by the coding sequence ATGCAAATATACGGAATAGATTTGGCAAAAGAGAAATTTGACGTAAGTTTTTTCGACTTGACATCAAAAAAAGTATCAAACCACCCTTCACATAAGGTTGTAAAGAACAATTTTAAGAGTATCGGAAGGTTTTTAGAAACCCTTCCAAGCGATGCTGTATTGGTTGCTGAGCATACCGGAGTTTATGGTGATACTCTCTTGAAGTGCTGCATGGATAGCAATGTGAAGATTGCCTTTGTGGGTGGATATGTCATCCATAGATACAGAGCTACCCCTGACCGTGCCAAGACGGATGTCCTGGATTGTGCACTGCTCAGAGATTTTGGAGAGAGATATCCTGATAAGCTGAAATACAAGACGTTTCCAGAAGAGGCTCTATATGAGCTTCGTCAATTGGCACGCCACCGGGAAATGCTTGTAGAACAGCGTAAGCAGCTAATAACAGCCGACAAGAGCGAGGATTGTCGTCCTATCAGAAGTCTTACCGTCAAGCGAAGCATGGACCGCATCAAAGAGATGTTGGACACGGAAATTGCAGAGACGGAAAAAGAAATGTTGAAAGTCATAAATGGACATGAGAGCATTCGCCACAACTATGAGCTTGTTAAAAGTGTCGATGGAGTTGGGCTGATTACCGCAGTAGAACTATTGGTAAAAACAGAGAATTTCACAAAAATAACTACAGCGCGCCAATATGCTGCTTATGCAGGAACTGCGCCATACGAAAAATCATCGGGGAAAATGGACAAGGGAGCACATATATCCAAGATTGGTAATAGACGGTCAAAGACCTTGTTGTACATCTGCGCAGAAAGCGCCAGATTGCACAACAAGGAGATTAAACTGTATTACGAGAGACGTACTTTAATAGATAAAAAGCCGCGTCATTATGTACTAAATGCCATAGCAAACAAGTTGCTAAGGATCATATTCACCCTCGTGGAAAAAGGTGAATACTATGAC